A single genomic interval of Camelina sativa cultivar DH55 chromosome 11, Cs, whole genome shotgun sequence harbors:
- the LOC104720836 gene encoding protein RER1A, which translates to MDESGGDSGSVATPVQQRAHEAWRIYQHYLDKTTPHATYRWIGTLVVALIYCLRVYYIQGFYIIAYGLGIYLLNLLIGFLSPLVDPEAGGVSDGPTLPTRGSDEFKPFIRRLPEFKFWYSMTKAFCIAFLMTFFSVFDVPVFWPILLCYWIVLFVLTMRRQIAHMIKYKYIPFSLGKQKYGGRSSSSSSSGSRAD; encoded by the exons ATGGATGAAAGCGGAGGTGATAGTGGTTCAGTGGCCACGCCTGTTCAACAGCGAGCACATGAGGCTTGGAGGATTTATCAGCACTATCTTGACAAGACTACTCCTCATGCAACTTACAGGTGGATTGGAACTCTTGTAGTCGCTCTTATCTACTGTCTCAGGGTTTACTACATTCAGGGTTTCTACATCATTGCCTATGGTCTTGGTATCTACCTTCTCAATCTGCTTATCGGCTTCTTGTCCCCTCTTGTTGATCCTGAGGCCGGTGGTGTCTCTGATGGCCCTACTCTCCCTACCAGAGGTTCTGATGAGTTCAAGCCTTTTATTCGTCGTCTCCCCGAGTTCAAATTCTG GTACTCCATGACAAAGGCTTTCTGCATAGCTTTCCTCATGACATTCTTCTCGGTGTTTGATGTTCCCGTCTTTTGGCCAATTCTGCTGTGCTATTGGATCGTTCTATTTGTTCTCACCATGAGACGCCAGATCGCCCACATGATTAAATACAAGTACATCCCTTTCAGCTTAGGCAAACAG AAATATGGTGgacgcagcagcagcagcagcagcagcggcTCACGTGCGGATTGA
- the LOC104720837 gene encoding isoflavone reductase homolog: protein MASKSKILFIGGTGYIGKYIVEASARSGHPTLVLVRNSTLTSPSRAITIENFKKLGVQFLLGDLDDHTSLVNSIKQADVVISTVGHSLLGHQYKIISAIKEAGNVKRFFPSEFGNDVDRVYTVDPAKSAYATKAKLRRAIEAEGIPYTYVSCNFFAGYFLPTLAQPGATSAPRDKVIVLGDGNPKAVFNKEEDIGTYTINAVDDPRTLNKILYVRPPMNTYSFNDLVSLWENKIGKTLERIYVPEEQILKQIIEASPPLNVMLSLCHCVFVKGGHTSFEIEPSFGVEASELYPHVKYTTVDEFLNQYV from the exons ATGGCGAGTAAAAGCAAAATCTTGTTCATCGGAGGAACGGGTTACATCGGGAAATACATAGTGGAAGCGAGCGCGAGATCTGGCCACCCAACCCTAGTCCTCGTTCGAAACTCGACGCTCACCAGCCCTTCACGTGCGATCACCATCgagaatttcaagaaactcGGCGTTCAGTTTCTCCTC GGAGATCTCGACGATCATACGAGTCTCGTTAACTCGATAAAGCAAGCGGATGTGGTCATCTCTACGGTTGGACACTCCCTATTGGGACATCAGTACAAGATCATCTCTGCCATTAAAGAAGCCGGTAACGTTAAG AGATTCTTTCCCTCGGAGTTTGGAAACGATGTAGACCGTGTTTACACTGTCGACCCAGCCAAGTCCGCTTATGCCACAAAGGCAAAACTCCGGCGAGCAATTGAGGCCGAAGGAATCCCATACACTTATGTCTCTTGCAACTTCTTCGCTGGCTACTTCCTCCCAACTCTAGCACAGCCAGGTGCTACTTCTGCTCCACGGGATAAGGTCATCGTTTTAGGTGATGGAAACCCCAAAG CTGTGTTCAACAAGGAGGAAGACATCGGGACTTACACAATCAATGCCGTAGATGATCCAAGAACCTTGAACAAGATCTTATATGTTAGGCCCCCAATGAACACCTACTCATTCAACGATCTTGTCTCGCTTTGGGAGAACAAGATTGGCAAAACACTTGAAAGAATCTACGTTCCAGAAGAACAAATCCTCAAACAGATCATAG AAGCTTCACCTCCACTAAACGTGATGCTATCCCTTTGTCACTGCGTTTTCGTGAAAGGAGGACACACAAGCTTTGAAATCGAACCTTCTTTTGGAGTAGAAGCTTCTGAGCTTTACCCTCATGTCAAATACACTACTGTTGATGAATTCCTCAACCAGTATGTCTAA